The DNA window AGGCTGTCGATACTTTGGCAAGCAGAACCTGAAGGTTCAGCATGCATCATGGGAAAACTCTTCCCAACAAAAGACACATCTTCGCTAGCAGGACTGCTCCGGATTGACAACTCGCTCTCCTTCTGACGGTATGCATTATTGGCAGCAATACTGTCCCCCAGACTTAAAACAAAAGTGACAGAGAAACATTTACTTTCATAATGCCAAtatttgtttctaaataaatatagGAACAAATATTTGGGCTTAGCAAgggtgtattaaattgataaaaagtaaaaacatttataatgctacaaaaggtttatatttcaaataaatgctgttcttttttaactttctatttataaACACACCAAAGCCtctacaaaaacattaagcagcacaactgttttcaacattaataatactaAGAAtttattcttgagcagcaaatcagaatataagaatgatttctgaaggaccatgtgacactgtagactggagtaatgatgctgaaaatccagctttgccatcacagaaatatataacacattttaaaatactgaaataaaaataaaaaacccagtTATACGTACATCaataatatttactatatatatataatatataaaatatattgttttactgtgtttttgatcaaataaatgcagctttggtgaaacATTATCAAAATTTTTCAAATAATCTGTTTATAGCATGAAACATTAttggaatctttattttttatttaaaatgcttaCGCACAGGggtggactgggacaaaaaaaatCATCACTGGTCCATTTTTTGGTTCAGGCGGCCCACCACCACTTCaatacgcaaacacacacacacacacacctatatatatatatatatatatatatatatatataaaaaaaagtcacactttttttcatagtttggctggtcctgcgacttatagtcaggtgcgacttatttatcaaaattaatttgacatgaaccgagagaaatgaaccaatagaaaacattaccgactACAGCCTAGGCCATTGCGTCGGCCCATTGGGAAAATGCGCGGTAGCGGTACACCCTATTACCAATCCAGCCCTGCTTATGCATAAAATATGAATACTTTGGATTTCCAGTTTAAGTATGAGCAACAATAATGCCTTAGCGAGCAccctaaattaaaatgaaaacaatatcaaATTGATATCTTATTTACCATAACTTCACTCATAAGCTGATTAAGCTGATAGTCACATTATTTTGAACTTCAACCGCCTGAACAGTCATACTGAAAGTTTTGAGACCTCAGAGTAAATGTTCACACAGTGGCTGTGTGTTCTGTTGACTCACATGACAGAGGGGAAGTCGGGGAGTGGGGCCGCTTCCAAAAGTATGCGTAGGGCGACCTGCACATGCTCTCTGCAGTTTGAGGTCATAGCTAATGATATAGGCGTCACTATGCGCTGGTCCTGCACGCAAGGGAAAAAAGAGGCTATGAATAACTGATACAGAGATACAGAAAGGGCAGCAAGGAAACGTAGCGTACATCTTGTACCTGTAAGATCCTGTAGAAGGACGCCTCCATGTCTGGCATCTGCTGTTTAAAGTGGCTCATCAGTTCCAGAGTCTTCAGTACCACTTTAGAGCACACCTGACTAGAGATGCACaaggagacttttttttttttttttggaaggacAATTTTTCAAGGATTGTGTGAAAGATGTGccatcaaattaataaattagattttaaaatcgaaaagttattttaaattgaaatttcacaatattactgttacaTTTTGATTGAATGGTACTGTAAGTGTCACTTTCTCACAAACAATATTACTTCCAAAACGTTTCATTACCTGAGCTGGTAGTTGGAGGTAGTACAGGTGGACCCAGAGAGGTCCTGACTGTAGGACAGCAGAAGCTCCACCTGTGAGACACACACTTCAGGGCTGAGCCGCTGGGACACCAGCATCCTCAGAGCATCGTCGCCGCAAAGCAGTAAAAGAGTCAAGGATATCTATACTATTAAAGTAGAATCGGACAATCACAATCCATTCATAAGCCAGGCTAACTAATTATCTGATATTTGCTCATATCGATTGGCTACTAACACTAGCCCATCAAACAGACAGCTTGTCCATTGAGGTTGGTTGAAGTGTGATTATTTGTGCCTAATAAGGATATCTAGCAGAAAGTCTACGACGCGACCTGCACGTAGACAGTGTTTCTTTAGCAGCTGCTCTCCTTCAGTAGAGTCTGGAGACTGCAGCAAAACCAACACCTCCTGCAGAAGGAGCTCTACAAACGACTGAGCTGAGCTGCACAGAGACGAATCGATTGCCTCCTGGGTGAACACAAGCACAGACTTACAGATTATTAGGGCAGAATGTCACTAACATTACAAAGAACCAAATATTTGCCTATGGCATGGATTCCTAattcattacagaaaaaaaatattatagaaatgtaaaataatttaatagaaaaaTTGTAACAATGGCAAAAACAAATCTACAATAAGGCACCAATTCTTAACAACTAATTAGTTAacatgaataaagaaaaaaagaaaaaacttttttcaatatatataatacattttaatatttaatatattattaaaatgaaaagctgtatctgataatattatttaatggacctgagaaAACAATTAAATTTAAAGACATACAATTCTCATtttgttaatctttaaaaacacccataaaatttaattacaaattatatttaaaaaaaataatagtactgttaaatgtaatctttaagaAATCCCAAAATGTATATCAAGTTTCATACTGTGTATTATAATGTTATGCCTTTAGAATTAAGTTTAGTGTTGTTACTGTTTAATTTCTATAAAATTGGCTACAAAATACATCCAGATTTGTAAcgttgtattatgtatatattatatattatgtattggCTACAAAATAACACTTGTAATGTTGGTACATGTCTATTTTGTGCACAAAACATCTTAGGAATTTTTCCTGCCACTCTTACATTTAGGTTATTCAGTGGAGTGTTTATTAGGCGctattttttgtaaaattgttTTAGAACAAAATGCATTCTGAAAAGGATTATTTGAATTGACTGAATTGAAACACTGGCATACTTCAAAAAGCTCAGCCAGCAGGGACAGAGCCTGCATGTAGCACTGCTCTGGACCATCCAGAGGTGACGTAACCCAGTGGATGAGTGCTAAACTCGGTTCAGACCCTCGAGCTTGAACACCTTTTCTAGTAGCAGGCTGCAGTCGAGGGGCTGGAGGTCGGAGCACGGTCTCACAGATGAGCTTACGCAGGACAGGGACTGAGCACATAGAAACCAGCAGCTCCATAACCTGCACAGACAAGAGCTTATTAGTATCTGCACCAGCTTGGACAAGAAATTCAAGACCTTTTGTCTACAAACTAATGTTTAAAGGTTTGAAATCACACATATCTTGCCTAAAAAGAAATGTGTtacttgaaaaacaaaaattatatgaaaaaaatgacaGTTGACCTTTGATGCAGTATCAGGATGTTTGTTGTGTAAGAGCCCAAGAACCTCAGACAGACAAACTGAGAGGTGTTTATACCTagcgtgagaaaaaaaaaaaagggtgttcAGACAACTAGAAagtaaagttacatttaaaacagtGCCTTCAAACACCAATAAACACATACTTGGTCAGGTAATCAGCAATTTTGGGGTTTTTCAGGAGATCCACTAACAAGTCCACAGCATAATTCCTGGTTAATGTGCCATCTCCATTGACAGTAATGTTAAATATTAGCTGAAAGGTCTGATGAATGTTCTTTGCATTAAATagctgcaaaagaaaaaaaaaaaacaacctgaaGTGTAAAATAAGTACAAGACCACAAGTTTCCAGCCACAAGACGAaatgatgaaaaagatatgcaggCTAACCAACATCAACGCTACATCTCAAAATCACCTTCTGCCCAACTTCTTCATTTAGAGTCAAACTTGATAATATGGACAGCGCAAACACGACCACAGTCAAACAGTTGTGACACAGGAAATTTATCAAGGCTCTGTAGAAAGCCTTCACattgctctgaaaaaaaaaggggTAGATAAAATATTCATCAGCAGGTTAGTTCACCAACAAAACTTCTAGGAGTTCATACTGAGAGATCATCCTGATGCCGGTTCTGACCTGAGATTTGATGTGTGACTGCACAGAGATGTCATGTCGACAGAGGTTGGCCATTAGTCCCAAGCAGGCCTTTACAATGTCATCATTACTTGACTGGCTAAAGACAATCATAAAAAGCGTTAAATTTCATGCATAGTTTTAAatgataagtaaataaataaaaactatgttCTTATTAGTATATTCGCATCAAATTCTGTTAAGTTTTGCTTGCAATAACCAGTGCTGTGCAATagtttaatgcatattggagCTTAAAAAGGGTGCTGCTATAAAAAAAAcgtttcagttcagttttgtggTTTTCCACAACCTCTAGCATGTCAGCTTCCTTTTCACAGGCAAAACTTGTGACCACTTGTGAATGTCATGATTGTATTGACGACTCTGAATGATGATTCTTAATATCAAAGACATGAACAGTTTTAGTGTTTATTACACTGTggcatgaaaaaaacaacaacttctgGACACTTTCCATGATGCAATTAAAACGTTTTTTGAGAGTGAAGGTTTTATGCTCACagtggctgcatttatttgatcaaaaatacattgaaaaccgtaatattgttcacaaatttgtataatttaaaatgactttactTATTATGTAATGTatgcctgtgatggcaaagctgaattttcagcatcattacttcagtcttcagtgtcacatgatccttcagaaatcattcttatatgctgactTGGTGCTTTATAAACATTAAGCAGTTGTTACGCTTTTGTGTAAACCGTGATAAACTCATTTCAAAAGAACCACATTCATTTAAAACAGACAAatgattttattcttatttttgaaCAATTTCATGCACccttgctgagtaaaagtatCTATGTATTTTCTGAAACTTTTGATCAGTACTgtacaacaaacaaacatctatGCACAAAGCAGAAAAGTGAATGTCGTGGGTCTTACACATGTTGCATTAGGAAGCTGATGAGTTCATGGATGTGAGAGGCACAATGCTGAGTCCTCACGCTGTAGGTCAGTCGCTGCAGCACATTAAGGCACTGTGGAGAGCATTAgagatattattcatatgaccacataaagtaattttcatttttttaatccatcAATTTTGGATTACTTAACTCAAtgtagagaaataaaaacacctTGAAAAACATCTGTGCAATCTGTGTAGTGACATTTAAAGTCTGTGTGGACCTGAAGTTTCCACTGGCGTAACATTAGTATAGGGATGTATTTCCaactgaaactaaatatttaatagaAGGCAGAATTTAATTTTAGCACACCTCCCTGCCATTGCTCATTCACAGTAAACTGACAATTGGAGGGGCGTGGTTAAGGAAAAAATCTGTCAAACTGATGTCATCAGAGAAGGAATGCCATTCCATAGAagatgcaaaatgtttttttcagtggattaacTTGCACAAATAGTTGTCTGCGTCAAGACTAGTAACATGCACTAACAAAGTGAATAGAgtgcattttgatttcatgcagaCTTAATAAAGTGATtcatatactaccattcaaaagtttggggtcagaaaaaagttttatatacattttataagaaatttctaattttattcagcaaagacaaaaAGGGACAGTTATGGAATTTacactgttacaaaatatttttattttaaataaaaactgttcttACTTTCTATTCACATTTCTGCAAAGATAATAAGCAGCActtttgttttcaaaaacaataaaagataaactTCTTAATCACCAAATcaaaatataagaatgatttctgaaaggtcaTGTGATGTGAGAGTGAAGAtttgaataatgatgctgaaaattcagctctgccatgacaggaaaaaataaatgtaaaaatatattacaacaaaAACCAAGTTACTTTAAACATTGAATGGCATCAAACATATAAACATTGCTCAGTTATAAAaatatgcacttaaaaaaaaactgcatgttttttgAAGTGCAGACTTCGTCTTAAAAAACTGCAGTCCTCTCACCTGCAGCACAAGAGGCTCTTCTGGTGTGCTTCTGTTGCAGTGGATTATGGATGCCAGCGTGCCAGTAAAGTTGTAGCTGCTGTGAAGAGCCTCTCTAGCCTCACCATCAGAAGCTGCTGGGTCATTAAGAAATGTACATGCATGGGTATAAATAACAGATGACATAATTATGAAATGACTGTGGAACTACAATAAAAGTTTTAGTACCGAACTGTGCCAGCAGGGATATAATGGATCCCGTCAGTGCGTGACTGGTGTTGGGATCTCCAGCTACTTCCATAAGTCCACTCAGACACTCGCTGGGCAGAACCTGACCGGAAAACAGCACTCCACCACATTTCAGCCCTGAAACATCCTGTGAAATTAAAAGTAACTATTGAAATGTTGGGTATTTTATATTAAGAAGGAAATAACGTCTATTACACATTTTTTGTCACTTTCGACCACAATGGGTTTGATGAATCAGTTTCTGTATTTTCCAGATATCTGTTATTACTGAAAAGattcacaatgagcaatttacagaaaaacaaacatgtatgtatatacatatatatatatgttttcattcttttgatgattgaatctgaactgattctgtgctaatgttatgagcgggtaaaccgaaggcttgaatcaagggcaatcttcgcaaatgacgccattacgttgagcgcaaaagaaccggtgaaccgctTTCTTCAACCgatttattgaattgaactgtccgaaagaactactggtgatctgaacaccgatgcaaccggttcttgactcgtgaacgagtcattatctggctcggctctgtgttcatctctctcttcacatcagttcagtcagtgtactgtttgagtacattaattactccgggatattggtttgtttgaactcagagggagtgtcagccactaggggtgtccatggttaaccggttaaccgattaaccgttaaaaattgtgtaaccgagtgaaacattttgctcggttaagtgacgtcaatggcgtgcattgaatttagttgtaatacatttttgcaccaccagagaccgccagagcgctcccagacatttgtaatgtccacaagaagaagtcatttttctaatatgaagcgggctaatacgagtgacggggcaaaatgcaagtattgcaatacagtgcttagatatacttcaagtacaacctcgttgttgtaatctcaacagccaacacccgggcatcattaggccggtcaggacacactgaatgcgtggcgaaagcatctcagctgcgtggcgtgtctgtttttaattcggttcccatgttaacaggttagagcttgccgactgcctgcgtgagacgcgcggctcaggcgcggctcgacgcgtgcatgctagaaatagaaccaacgccttgttggaagcgtttccaggcaaagtataataggaaaatatgtttatatgtaatttaaataaataaataaataattatcgattttcaaatattgtacgtgtcaaacatagtcatagtcatagccttagcgaggcggccgcggagtctgcttgttaccttttgccttatacattttaggcttaatctcaaattcagattgtgttaatgggcggcattattaggcagttttaataggacaatttgaccggagagattaaattttgtaggacattccttttttttttcggccaatgtccggaaattactatggttatggttactatggcacactatggttaaccgagtattaaccgctaagggcctcggttaacggttaatgaaaaacttgagaacgtgcagccctatcagccacattaaaaaagttatggaacatttgtggattaatgtttattggagatgcaaaccgtttaaaatgattcagttcgatttggtgaactggttcaaaaagatccggttacatcaaatgattcgttcacgaaccggatatcagaaacttctttgttttgaactctctctcacaacagacacggaagagaagacaatgctgaataaagtcatagtttttgctatttttggaccaaaatgtattttcaatgcttcaaaaaattccaacggaccctctgatgtcacatggactactttgatgatgtttttcttacctttctggacatggacagtataccgtacacacagcttcaatggagggactgagagctctcggactaaatctaaaatatcttaaattgtgttccgaagataaaaggaggtcttacatgtttggaacagcataagggtgagttattaatgacacaattttcatttttgggcgaactaaccctttaaactgtgttccgaagataaatggaggtcttactggtttgggacgacatgagggtgagttattaatgacataaatatgatttttgggtgaactatccctttaaatggtcTCACTCACTTCAATGTGTTTCTGCAGCTGGGATGAATTTAAAGCGCTTTTGTTATTTCTGTACTGTCGAATGGCCAACAGAAGAGACTTCAGGCAGGTCGATACATCCATCTTCACACCCAAAGACGGTCAACGACGGGctgaaactaaaaatattaactgATATGAGGGAACATATCTGAACAGTTTCGCGGCAGGTAACGTAAACATACGTTACTGTAGGCTATGCTAGTTGATAATAGACGCTGTTACTGAGATTAAATAACATATATATCGTATTCTCTCCCATACAGTGTTTTCATCGAGCATGGAAGTGACTTCTGTTCTAATAATGATATTTACTAGTATGTTATTCTACGTAGTATTTATTCAAAAGCTTACATTAAGTTCCCCACTGTCCGCTACAACAGCAACTTCCTCCCGCTAACACTTCGAATCGCCGGAAGAGTTCATTATACAAAAGGCGAGGGGGGAAATGGAAACATTTATGACTATATCAAGATATTTAGGTTTAAAGCATAgtgcaaaaatattttaagattctCCACAACTCTTATTTATTGAATCAGTGGAttctttcttttgcttgttttatGTTAATCTCTCTTTTTATGTTCTTAAGAAAAGTTTATACCCCCTTTCTGTGAAGAATGGTTGAGAGGCGGTATTCGACGACGTCCTGTATGTACGTCATAGTTGGGgtatgtgtactgtttttttcaaTGAAAGAGATTTCGTTTGAACTTGTTCATCAATACCAGAGCCAACGGCTCTGATCAATACTATTCAGTGAAAACCTTTATTGTGTCAAAATTGTAATTAAGCATATGTGAACTTTACATTCTGTGATTCACAACCACAAACTGTCTTGCATCTTTTTGTATAGTGTGTTCATACAAGAAAACTCTGGCGAAACATCTGCCAGTTCATTGTAGACTTCATACACAATGACTTTGAGCTTTTCTTTAAGgatgttttgtttgtaattttcaCTTTTGCGAAGCGATATTGAAATGTTTACTTTCTACACCACTTGCTTGCAAAATATTTTATCCACAAATGGAAGTTTATGACAATAAATAGCccaattagtttatatatatatatatatatatatatatatatatatacacacacacacaaatcattttggctaccaatattcaagaaaatgccaccaaactcattagaaagcacttaaTATTGAAAAATGTTATTAGATTTATAAACTGTAAATACAATATACAGATACACAGTctctctaaaaaaaacaaaaaaaaaaacaaaaaaaaaaacagataaaataaatatgtacaataaaaaaaagtcttcttgTCCTTAAATTATGAACAGGTCATCAAGCACAAAATATAAACCTAATATTTCTCTCCCATCCAGATTAGTACTACAATTCCAACCAACAAGACTTTATCGGCCAGTGACAACCCATTGACTTTAAAAGTCTGAGGccacattaaaaatatacaacCAAGTTTTAGAATTTCTAGaatgttgtaaaataaataaacaatatttaatattttgcaatatttttaggACACTGAATCAAACATGTGATACTGACCATGTGAGCTCCTCTGTACattaaataatttgtcattaaagcAATCCCAAATACCAATACATTCTGAAAACCATGTTAATTTTTCAAATTAACTTTCACTCAATTGATTATGATACTATAGTGTGTAACAGATTACACTAAAATCCTATTAAAGCCTATTtctgccacagaaaaaaaaaaatacaaatttgaaaaaaagttttgatttttTCCTTGCATTTCTTTTTGTCACAATTCTCATTTCTTCAGAACTGcatgaaataaactcagaattctgaggtaTAGATTTagaatttatatcttgcaattctgacttttccttAGAATTATGAAACATCggaattgtgagatgaaaagttTTAATAACCTCTTTATTCCAAAGCAGAAACAGGCTTTCATTAAATTCACACAATTACAGCATTAATGTATGCATTTTCCATGCATAAAAACATAACCATGCTAAAATGTGTTTCAAGTAATAAGAATCCACGTGCATTTCCCATATTTGAGATGAACATGGCCTGAAAGTTCTCAGAAACAGTAATAGCATATCTATATTGTTCATATTAGCTGATCCAGTTATCCAGTCAGACCGTCACATTGTAATTAAATCAGTCCGGCAGAACAACAACATAGTCCCCTGAGAAGTCAACATCTGAGAGAGACAAAAACAAGTGTTCACAGttaatttgtgtaaaatgtaatgtCCCATAATTGCTAATGTCTTGTATTGTAACAGTTGACACTCACTTTCATAGTCATTTTCCTCGTTAGGCACTAGTGGTTCTGCACATTGCATTGGCTGATCTTGCAGCGTTTTTCTTTTCAGGGAATGGCATAAGTGTGTTGCAAGTCCTTTATTCTTTTGCTTGTAATGATGAATAAGATCCTTCAACGTCTCGAAAAACTTCTCCTCTACACCTGAGCTAGCCTGAAACAAATTGTGGTGTGATATAAGAATTAATTTTtgattcattcatatttatatatttattcatatctgTTGGCAAACCAATGCAAATTAATTAGATTATCCTACCTGTAGAGTGAAAAGGCCAGTGTGGGTCTGGAGGATCCTGTAGGTATAGACCACTTTTTGTTTGctgtaaaaatgcataaataagtaaataattaataaagtgaACATACAGGTGTTCATAAACATtaaatcatacatttaaaaacttgAATTATAGCAGACTATGACCTTGGGGGTTTGATAGTCAGGTTTTCCCACAcacttttttgtgaaaagtggggacatcccataggtgtaatggtttttttactgtagaaactgtatggccctacaccaaccctacacctaaccctaaccctcacaggaaactttgtgcatttttactttctcaaaataaaaattcattctgtatgatttataagcattttgaaaaatgaggacatgggttatgtcctcataagtcaccctctccttgtaatacctgtgtcatacccatgtcattatacagagttgtgtcctgatatgtcacaaaaacatgcgcacacacacacacacacacacacatatatccgatgttgtttctcattttattttttatttttattttttctgagccCATTGGCAGACATATGTTCTTGTTTTGAACCGGAATTAATCCATTTCTCATCTTATGCCATTTTGAAGAATTAAATGTATATTGATTTCAGAATCTTTGTACATTTGCACAGGAAAACAAGACAGAACTAATGATGAAGAACTAATGATGAAGTACTTTTAGGGTTTTACGCTAAAGTGTACATAGCTCTTAGTGTGAAATGACAGTGGAAGCTTAGTTGGCGAACGTTGCGAAGTTAACTTTCAATTGCAAAAACTTTACAGAGTTAACTTTAGATGTCTAACATTACCCACTGTTTCCCGCTTGTCCCGTCATTTTCCTCTAACTCGGTGAATTACACCTGATTTATTTAGAACAAACCAGACCTAGAGATCGTTGAAACAATAAAAAGACAAATCAAGAGGGTTAATGtgagttttattttgtttcttttgaatTGGAATATAGTGTGTTTTACCATGGTCCGCGAGATAAAATTATTGAATTTGCTAATGAGGTCTGGAAGGTGTTAAGGAtcatatgataaataaaatgtcTCTGTAGGGATTCTTTCCATAATGTTCGATCTGAGCCTGTTACCAATAAATGATACTATTGTAATAGACGACTGTGCTCCAACTGCTAAAAAGATTTGCAGTCTGTGACTGTTTCCAGGATGATGtcaaaaatcaacaaaacaaggcttaaaaatacttaattttcaTTTCCAGCGTATATAGGTGATTTGAGCTTCAatagattttaattaatttaggcAGGAGACCCATTTCTGTAGTGTTGCGATTGCAAAGACAcataatgattaattaaaaatatgaataaaggtACAAATTTCCTTTATCAGAGTTAATAATGATCTATTAGTCAACAAAGACCCATGCatgtacgcaaaaaaaaaaaggatgttacAATTTTTAGAAACAGAAGCTTATCATGTTTTACTATATGTTAGATGTACTGTTGGTATGAATTAAATACAGTGATGTGTTAACTTATACATCCTCAACAAGCgacacataatataataaaatgtattttgatttctTACAGCTATACAGTGTGGGCCACTTATTTCTGCAGCCTGGGAATGATTTTTCTGTAAGTATTGCTATTTTAATACAAAgctttaaagggttacttcacccaaaaatgaatcattaattaaaatgtttgtacTCCCTCTGGGTTTTTGTGCAATgacaatattttagatattttattaagattgaaattttgaaataatatGCAGTGGGAAAGTATTTTTAAGAGGGAAAAATATCACTGATTGTATTTGACGAGTTGTACTCCTTATactcatgttttatatataatagttACTTCATATTCCGTACTGTGAttcatgttgtttttatatatttaggtcACAGCAACCCAGGCAGACATTGAGGCACAGCAGGTGACACCCAGGCTCATTATGTTTGGTAAGTATGTGGTTTTTGACTacaatgtattatttatgtacacacacacacataccaataCATATCATACACACAGGAACACACTAACATGCATACTCACACACTTTGTACAATTACTCACACAAACTCAGACACTCtcacagatacacacaaacacactaacaCATATACCTACTCATGCACattctcacagacacacacacacacacacacacacacacacacgcacagctgTATCAACAAGTATGTTTA is part of the Carassius gibelio isolate Cgi1373 ecotype wild population from Czech Republic chromosome B24, carGib1.2-hapl.c, whole genome shotgun sequence genome and encodes:
- the LOC128013483 gene encoding protein CIP2A homolog isoform X2, giving the protein MDVSTCLKSLLLAIRQYRNNKSALNSSQLQKHIEDVSGLKCGGVLFSGQVLPSECLSGLMEVAGDPNTSHALTGSIISLLAQFASDGEAREALHSSYNFTGTLASIIHCNRSTPEEPLVLQCLNVLQRLTYSVRTQHCASHIHELISFLMQHVQSSNDDIVKACLGLMANLCRHDISVQSHIKSQSNVKAFYRALINFLCHNCLTVVVFALSILSSLTLNEEVGQKLFNAKNIHQTFQLIFNITVNGDGTLTRNYAVDLLVDLLKNPKIADYLTKYKHLSVCLSEVLGLLHNKHPDTASKVMELLVSMCSVPVLRKLICETVLRPPAPRLQPATRKGVQARGSEPSLALIHWVTSPLDGPEQCYMQALSLLAELFESVLVFTQEAIDSSLCSSAQSFVELLLQEVLVLLQSPDSTEGEQLLKKHCLRAGRVVDFLLVLCGDDALRMLVSQRLSPEVCVSQVELLLSYSQDLSGSTCTTSNYQLSQVCSKVVLKTLELMSHFKQQMPDMEASFYRILQDQRIVTPISLAMTSNCREHVQVALRILLEAAPLPDFPSVILGDSIAANNAYRQKESELSIRSSPASEDVSFVGKSFPMMHAEPSGSACQSIDSLIEKLQNGVELQEKVKDVHMSEIIDVYEQKLSALACKESRLQDLLEAKALALSQADRLIAQYRCQRAQAEAEARKLASLLKDTERKKEGLQAELNDHLLEVERLKSDSQQLLEHNGRLQEVADQHQELKGTYNQLLSRYDKSEGMLKELQAAHISLTQQAEGLRKSNEGLKLQQERTLAEMAEKEQQIKCLKTDVLEKERNITGLENNVRRQEEQIHEMEENISILRKELNKTEQARKDTSIKASSLELQKSQLEAKLEKMEEELSKHTQMIAMIHSLSSGKLKGDATANLSL
- the LOC128013483 gene encoding protein CIP2A homolog isoform X4, giving the protein MDVSTCLKSLLLAIRQYRNNKSALNSSQLQKHIEDVSGLKCGGVLFSGQVLPSECLSGLMEVAGDPNTSHALTGSIISLLAQFAASDGEAREALHSSYNFTGTLASIIHCNRSTPEEPLVLQCLNVLQRLTYSVRTQHCASHIHELISFLMQHVQSSNDDIVKACLGLMANLCRHDISVQSHIKSQSNVKAFYRALINFLCHNCLTVVVFALSILSSLTLNEEVGQKLFNAKNIHQTFQLIFNITVNGDGTLTRNYAVDLLVDLLKNPKIADYLTKYKHLSVCLSEVLGLLHNKHPDTASKVMELLVSMCSVPVLRKLICETVLRPPAPRLQPATRKGVQARGSEPSLALIHWVTSPLDGPEQCYMQALSLLAELFEEAIDSSLCSSAQSFVELLLQEVLVLLQSPDSTEGEQLLKKHCLRAGRVVDFLLVLCGDDALRMLVSQRLSPEVCVSQVELLLSYSQDLSGSTCTTSNYQLSQVCSKVVLKTLELMSHFKQQMPDMEASFYRILQDQRIVTPISLAMTSNCREHVQVALRILLEAAPLPDFPSVILGDSIAANNAYRQKESELSIRSSPASEDVSFVGKSFPMMHAEPSGSACQSIDSLIEKLQNGVELQEKVKDVHMSEIIDVYEQKLSALACKESRLQDLLEAKALALSQADRLIAQYRCQRAQAEAEARKLASLLKDTERKKEGLQAELNDHLLEVERLKSDSQQLLEHNGRLQEVADQHQELKGTYNQLLSRYDKSEGMLKELQAAHISLTQQAEGLRKSNEGLKLQQERTLAEMAEKEQQIKCLKTDVLEKERNITGLENNVRRQEEQIHEMEENISILRKELNKTEQARKDTSIKASSLELQKSQLEAKLEKMEEELSKHTQMIAMIHSLSSGKLKGDATANLSL